The nucleotide sequence CAATTACCAAAACGGAATAAGCCAGCTCTTGCAGAAGAGCGGACGGAACCCGCTACCCGATCCCCTACCCGGCACCATCCCCTTTCAAAATGGTCTGCTGGATCAAAGATCAATGGAGTTGTCACCTGTGACCCCTGAAAATGCCCATACCTGGGTATTGCCTTATGAATACTCCCCTGATGCTGATTGCCCAAACTTCCTTGCATGGCTTAAAACAGCTTTGGACGATGACCCGGAGTCTATCCGACTGATTCAGGCATGGTTCAACGCACTGCTGACTGGCCGCCCGGATTTACAGGTTTTCTTCCATCTCATCGGCCCGGCAGGCACAGGCAAAAGCACTCTGGGAAGGCTGGCTTTTCAATTGGTGGGCAATGAAAACACCACCACAACCAGCCTGAAGGAACTGGAAACCAATAAATTTGAAACCGCCAATATCCACGGCAAACGGTTAACCGCCATTGAAGAGGCGGACAAGTACGGCGGTTCGGTCAGCCAACTGAAGGCCATGACCGGACAAGACCCGCTACGGCTGGAGCGCAAGAACAAACAGCAGGAAGGTTCATTCATCTATGAGGGGCAAACCCTTATGATGAGCAATGAACGGCTTGTCAGCACGGATTATACAAGCGGCCTTGAGCGCAGAAGAATAACCCTTGAATTCTACAGAAGGATAACAAAGGAAAAGCGGGCCGCATGGGACAAACGCGGCGGTGAGCGGGCGATTCTGTACAAGGAGGCACCGGGTATCATCAATTGGGCCTTGCGGCTTCCCCGTGAAGAGGTCACGGATATTTTCAGGTCTATGCCGGAACGGGTACGCCGGGCCAATCTGGACGCGGCCATGTTCAACAATCCTCTCTTTGCCTGGATGGCGGAAAACCTCCTGCCTGATTCTGATTCGTCGGTGCAGATAGGCGTAAAAAAGGAACATCGGGAAGATGGAGCTGTTTCTTATGAGCACTCCGATGACCGGCTGTATCCTAATTATCTGATCTGGTGCAAAGAAAACGGCAGGGAAAGCGTTTCAAACCAGCGTTTCAGCGCATCAGTGACAGATGCAGCACAGACGCAGGGGGCGCACGTATACAAGAAAAAGGTGAGCGACGGCATGAAAATGTTCGGACTGCGGATTCGCCGGGAGGGGGAAAGCTCATGGCTTGAAGAACTTAAAGGCGGAGAGATGCAGGATGAAATGCAGACCGGAATGAAGGATAACTATCTGGAAGTGCAGGAGATGCAGGAGATGCAGGGCTTTTCATCAACTTCCTCTCATGAAAGAGGGTATATACCCTCTGACTCTCCGGCTGAACAGGTTGAGGTGGAGTTTTGAAACCGGCAGCTTTTCTTGAACTTGCCGAACAGGCAGGGGTAATCCTCTCTATCGGTTCGGTAGGGAAGATCAAGGCAAAGGGCGGGGCGGAGCAGGTAGACCGCTTCGCCCCGCTTATCCGGGAGCATAAAGCGGAGCTGCTGGCGTTCCTTCAGAGCGGATCAGCGCGGCGGCATGAATCGCCGTTGCCGTTTCTGGATGATCAGGGCAGGCTACGAATTCCCCTTGATGCTGATGATAAATACCGGTATTGGCAGGGCGGGCAATCGGTCTTTGCTACCCTGCTGGAGCTGGGAGCGTCGGACAAAGAGATTGAGGCGCATATAGGGCCGATCAGCACCTCGGAGAGCTGGCGGCAATGGCAGAAGAAACCCGCATCATTTGCGCGGCTTGATTTTGTTCTGTGATACCTATGCGGGTACCTTTCTGTATAAAATTCCAGATTCCAGTTTACTTTTTTAATTCAGCATGGTTTAAGTTTTGTTTGGGCATCACTATGATTATATTTGCTTTTTATCACTATCAGGGGGTTGGAATGGTATTGTACGAAGATTTTGATTTTGATGTATTAAATGATCCTGAATTTAAGGAGGATTCTGTACGAGAAGAGCTTGTGCAACCTCTAGTGAAGTTTCTTGGATATAAAGTTTCTGGAAATATACGAGTTATAAGAAGTCGATCATTAAAACATCCTTTCGTATCTATTGGTTCAACTAGAAATAAGATCTCGATAATTCCTGATTATGTATTTGAAGTAAATGGTAAAGTTCACTGGATATTGGATGCAAAATCCCCCTCTGAAAATATCTCAAAAACTAAGCATGTAGAACAGGCGTATAGCTATTCAATACATCCTGAGATAAGGTCAAATCTTTACGCTCTGTGTAACGGAAGAGAATTTATTTTATATGATGTAAAAAAGAATGATCCTGTCTTGTTTTTCAAAATGACCGATATTGATGAGTCCATCGAGAATCTTGTCAGAATTTTAGACCCTCGATTTATGGCTAATTCAGACGTTGTAGATTTTTATCCTGATTTGGGGCTGGCTTTAAGAAAGATAGGGAAAAGCCCAGGGTTTAGATTTATAGCTTTAAGTGTCCATGCGAATTTCATTTCTAAAGTTCAAGATGGTAAATATACAACGAGTACTTTGATACCTGATGACGGGAGAGGTCTGTTAGGAAGTTTTGACTTTGATGAAAATCTCTACAGAAAGTTGCTATCAATAGTTGATGAGGAGAAAGCAAGGTTAATAGAACAGTCACTATCTCAACAACCATATTCCTTGATGTTAGAAAATGAAGAATTCCTTTTCGGTTTAGTAGCGGATCTTCAGGGAGAGGTTGTAAATAAACCAGAAGAGTCATTTGTCCCTTTTAAGGTTATTGATTTCATGCCATACAGTGAAGCACCTTAATAAAAAAAACTGAATGATAAGCATATGAGCTTATTATAATATTAAAAAGTCGCATAATGTGTGATTATGTTAAATCCTGCTCCCTGCCGAGACGGATACCGGAACAACACTGCCGCCTTTACCCCCCTTGCGATCACTATCAACGAAGGGCAATCAGTCCGCTCTGTTCAACCTCAATCAACACCGCAACAGTAAAGGAAGCACACCCGCACGGGAACAGGTGTTTCCTTTTGCCGACACAGCAAACTCGATACGCGGCCTGAAGAGCATTCGACCGCAGAGAAAATTTTATCCTGCCTTCCCCGAAAGCCCCGCCCGGTCAAAGCAAGCCCGCAATCGACACAGAGCACCCCGGAGAGCTGGCGGTGGTGGGTGGAGATTAAGGAGGGGCAGCAGGATTGAGTGTTCATTTTTAGTTTTTTTTGAGGTAAAATAAAAGATGATATATTATCATGCTGAACTATTCAGTTCAGATGGCAGGAAGCGGGAACCCTGTTTATATCCTTAAATATCGTTATATTACATGTCGTAACGGTTGATAGAACTCTATAGCGCAAGAATAAATGAATACGTTGCGAATACAAAATTTAGTTCAATATATTTTAACCGAGGCTGCTCAGGATGAAGATTGGAGAAATCGTGAGCTTGGCCCGATACATATAATTAAATATCTGTATCTTGCTGATATGTATTATGCAATGGAAAAAGAGGGCGAGACATACACAGGTATTGACTGGCAATTTTATCATTTTGGCCCGTGGAATCTTGAGCTTTACAAAAATATACCTCAATCAATTGAGAATATTGGTGCATACACAAGAAACTTTGAAAGCCAATATAATCAGGACGGAGTACGTTGGTCGTTAAAAAACGCTCAATATGATGAAGTAGTAAAACGTGTACCTTCTCAAATTTTATTCCGTTTAAAAAAGGATATACGAGATTATGGTGCTGCTACTTTTGATCTGCTGCATTATGTATATGCCACGGAACCGATGCGTTCGACTGCACCAAACGAGTCTATTAATTTTGGTCTATTCTTAAACAGAGAAAAACAAATCCAATCAACAGAAATTGACAGCATCTCGTTGAGCAAGAAAAAACAAAAAAAACTCAAAGAAAAGATGCGGAATCTAAAAGAACTGAATAAAGCGAAACTCGCTGAAAAGAAGAGGAATGCTTTGGTTAAACCACCGATCACCCCACGCTACGACGATGTATATACAGAGGGGGTAGAGTGGCTTGAATCATTGGCCGGGCCGGAGATTATACAAGGAAAACAAGAAGTTGTTTTTTCGAACTCTATCTGGAAATCTCCGGCGCGAAAGAGAGATCATGTTTCCAACTGATGCTGTGCAAAATATTTGCGACTCTTGGTGGGTAGAAAACAACAACGAACTGAAAAGAGGTGCGTTGCTCTATGCTTTTCTTCCTCATGTCGATCAGATACCTGTTACTTTAAGAGAAGAGGGGAGGAATGATCCTACAAGTCATGATAGAGCCATACTTAATGTAACTCCTCTACGAATTCAAGACCACAGGCCCAAGAAAACATTACCTGTAGCTGCACTATCTTTAGATGAGGGAGAATTATGGACTGCATACAGGGCAAAAAAACGACCGTGTTTAGTGATAGGTGAAGAGCCGCCTTCTGTGGATAATGTCCTTAGACGTGATATGCCAAAAAAATTGACCTCTCCAACCGTTCTTGTGGCTCCATATTACGGGGCGGATAAAGACGGAAGGCGTGCCGGTTATAATGCTGCATTAGTAGAACGAATCAGGCATGCTGAATATCCGCAATTTTTAGTGGATCAGCTTCCTATAGGCGGCCCGAAAGAATCAATACTGAGATTTGATCATATTCAACCGATAGGCTTAAATGACTACGCCTATGAACATACAGGGTATTGTTTAAGCGATGAAGCCGTGGAGTCCATTTTGAATGATTGGCTTATCTGGGTCTTTTACGGCGGACTTCCGCCAGAAAGCATGCTCATTCTTTTTCAAGAAGAGATACTATCTATCTACGGAAATAATTGACAATATAAGAGCACCTAGAGCACCGCCAGCAACACACACCACGGGAACAGCCAGCAATGATGCAGGAAGTTCCGAGAATACCTCGTTATGAGGGGTTAATTCCTACTCCCTGAAAGTCAGAAGGTCAAAAAACATTAACCGGGTTCTGTCCTCAGCGACTTCGGGCCG is from Candidatus Electrothrix sp. GW3-4 and encodes:
- a CDS encoding phage/plasmid primase, P4 family, with amino-acid sequence MSGLCWYRFDENCWRKCAAAEFEGALNALLYPATAGLGFSNNYQNGISQLLQKSGRNPLPDPLPGTIPFQNGLLDQRSMELSPVTPENAHTWVLPYEYSPDADCPNFLAWLKTALDDDPESIRLIQAWFNALLTGRPDLQVFFHLIGPAGTGKSTLGRLAFQLVGNENTTTTSLKELETNKFETANIHGKRLTAIEEADKYGGSVSQLKAMTGQDPLRLERKNKQQEGSFIYEGQTLMMSNERLVSTDYTSGLERRRITLEFYRRITKEKRAAWDKRGGERAILYKEAPGIINWALRLPREEVTDIFRSMPERVRRANLDAAMFNNPLFAWMAENLLPDSDSSVQIGVKKEHREDGAVSYEHSDDRLYPNYLIWCKENGRESVSNQRFSASVTDAAQTQGAHVYKKKVSDGMKMFGLRIRREGESSWLEELKGGEMQDEMQTGMKDNYLEVQEMQEMQGFSSTSSHERGYIPSDSPAEQVEVEF